The sequence ACGCCTGGGAAGGAATCTGGGGAAAGGATAGGGTTTCAGTCATCCCAGAATTTTACCGGAGCGGGTTGATTTATAGAATCAGGCACGACCGATAATGGGTGGGATGCAGCAGCGGGGGCCGGTTTTCCCAGTCAATTGCGTGTTTGCCATGGCCCCTAGAGCGTAGGGAGCCTATGATAATGCAGTCCATCTAGACATTCACCACCATGGCGGCACAGGCACAAATTGGCATCATCGGCGGCAGCGGTCTCTACCAAATGGAAGCCCTGACCGACATCGAAGAAATCCGCATTGACACCCCCTTTGGTAGCCCCTCCGACGCCATCATTCTCGGCACCTTAGACGGTACCCGCGTAGCCTTTTTGGCTCGCCACGGTCGCGGCCACACCCTAATGCCCACCGAGTTGCCCTTTCGCGCCAACATCTATGCGATGAAATCGCTAGGGGTAGAGTATTTGATCTCGGCCTCGGCAGTGGGGTCGCTCAAAGAAGCCGCCAAGCCCCTAGATATGGTGGTGCCCGACCAATTTATCGATCGCACCCGCAACCGCGTTTCTACCTTTTTTGGTGAGGGGCTGGTGGGCCACATTACCTTTGGTGACCCAGTGTGCAACGCCCTGGCGAAGGTGCTGGCGGACGCGGTCGAAAGCCTGGAGTTGCCCGACGTTGACCTGCACCGGGGCGGCACCTACGTCTGCATGGAGGGGCCAGCATTCTCGACTAAGGCCGAGAGCGAGCTGTACCGCAGCTGGGGAGCCACAATTATTGGCATGACCAACCTGCCCGAGGCCAAACTGGCCCGCGAAGCCGAAATCGCCTACGCCACCCTGGCCTTAGTCACCGACTACGACTGCTGGCACCCCGACCACGACAGTGTCACCGTCGAAATGGTGATCGGCAATCTGCAAAAGAACGCCGTCAACGCCCAGCGGGTCATTCGTGAGGTGGTCAATTGCATTGCCGCTAACCCGCCCGCCTCGGAAGCCCATTCGGCCCTTAAGTACGCCATCATTACGCCCCTAGACAAGGCCCCCAAAGCCACCCTGGAGAAGCTCAATCTGCTGATTAAAAAATACTTGCCTTAGGCAGGCTTGGGCGAGCAGCCGGGTTGCTGCAACAACCCGGCTGCTTTTGCCCTGAACTTAGCTCACGTCGGCCACAATGCGGAAGCCGATCTGGTTGCTGCGGGTGTCGGCTTTGAACCCAGCCCGGTAGGCCGAACGACAGTGCTCGGGCGGGCTTTGCCACGCGCCCCCACGCACCGCGCGCCAGGGGGTCTGGTCTGGCTCGGTGGCCGCACACCATTCGAGTACGTTGCCGTGCATGTCGTAGAGGCCAAAGTCATTAGCTTTGCCAAAGCTGCCCACGGCGGTGGTGCCGCCACGAAACTGGCCCACGGGTTCTTGGCGGTAGGGCTCGGTGCCGTTGTAGTTGGCCAGGTCGGTGGTCAGGGTTTGACCGGTGTGAAAGGGGGTGGTGGTTTTGGCGCGGCAGGCGTATTCCCACTCGGTCTCGGTGGGCAACCGAAAGCGACGCAGGTGAGCCCGCTCGGGCTGGGAGGCTGGCCAGGGAGCGAGTTGGCTATTGGCCAAACGGCGCAGCCGCTCGCAGAATTCTACCGCCTCGGGCCAGGTCACCTGCTCTACCGGCAAATCGTCGCCGGTAAAGTGGGCTGGGTTGGGGTCTAGATCGAGGGCGATCGCAGGCAACCCGGCGACGGCCCGCCACTGCGCTTGGGTGATGGGATAAACGCTCATCCAAAATGACTCTACCGCCGCAATGGTTTGGGCGGGGTGAACAGGGTCGTGGCCCAGTTCGGTTACCGGAGCACCCAGCACAAACTGGCCGCCCACAATCGAAACTAAGGGCAGAGGAACTGGACCGCTGGGGCCAGGCAGTTGGAGTTCTTGATAGGCCGGGGTAGAAAATTTAACGTGAGAAACTTCGAGCCCAAACTCGTCGATGCTGATGGACTCGTAGGTGTAAATCGGGGGGGCTGGAGCGGCTGGCTCAGGGTCCTCATCGCCTGGGGTAGCAGTAGATTGCTCTGGCTGGCCTAGGGCGGTTTGGAGGCGATCGGGGAGGGGGGCTAGATCGGGCATGGGGGGCATGCTGCCTGCGGTGAGGGTTTGCAGGGCTGGCACGCGTTGGTGTACCGCTAGGGCCGAGCCACCGCCCACTAGACCTAGGCCCATGAGGCGCAGCCAGCGCCGTCGACCCATGCCCTGGGGCTGGGGCGGTTGGGGCGGCTGGGGCGGCTGGGTTTGATGCTTGGCCGTAGCCAGGGCGGCGGCGAGTTCATCGATGAGGCTGACCGGGGCTGGGGGGGCGAAGGAGGGCGCGGGCGACCCTGCCCCTAGGCTGCTAAAAACCCCTTCAATGCGGTGAATCAGCCGATCTAGATCGCGGTGAAAGTCGGGATCGCAGCGCACCTGGGCGCTCTGGCGATAGGCTAGGGCTTTGAGCCCCTCGGGTAGAGCGCTCTCTTCGGGCAGGGTTGCGCCACCGACGAGCACTGGAATGACGAGGCGATCGCGCTGTAGGGCAGTCTCAATTTCGATGCGGACCCAGTCGGCGGGGTTGGCCAATTTTGCTCTGCCCCGATTGTCGGACACCGCTAACCAATGGGGGTCGATAATGGCCAGCAGCACTGGACAGTGACTGACCTCCTGCTCTAAATGATTGCGAAAGTTGACCCCAAAGGGAATTGAGTCTACGTCCTTAAAAACGCTATTTTCG is a genomic window of Nodosilinea sp. E11 containing:
- a CDS encoding SUMF1/EgtB/PvdO family nonheme iron enzyme, with amino-acid sequence MTRAKSIFISYRRSTSIDITGRIYDRLVAHFSENSVFKDVDSIPFGVNFRNHLEQEVSHCPVLLAIIDPHWLAVSDNRGRAKLANPADWVRIEIETALQRDRLVIPVLVGGATLPEESALPEGLKALAYRQSAQVRCDPDFHRDLDRLIHRIEGVFSSLGAGSPAPSFAPPAPVSLIDELAAALATAKHQTQPPQPPQPPQPQGMGRRRWLRLMGLGLVGGGSALAVHQRVPALQTLTAGSMPPMPDLAPLPDRLQTALGQPEQSTATPGDEDPEPAAPAPPIYTYESISIDEFGLEVSHVKFSTPAYQELQLPGPSGPVPLPLVSIVGGQFVLGAPVTELGHDPVHPAQTIAAVESFWMSVYPITQAQWRAVAGLPAIALDLDPNPAHFTGDDLPVEQVTWPEAVEFCERLRRLANSQLAPWPASQPERAHLRRFRLPTETEWEYACRAKTTTPFHTGQTLTTDLANYNGTEPYRQEPVGQFRGGTTAVGSFGKANDFGLYDMHGNVLEWCAATEPDQTPWRAVRGGAWQSPPEHCRSAYRAGFKADTRSNQIGFRIVADVS
- a CDS encoding S-methyl-5'-thioadenosine phosphorylase, with translation MAAQAQIGIIGGSGLYQMEALTDIEEIRIDTPFGSPSDAIILGTLDGTRVAFLARHGRGHTLMPTELPFRANIYAMKSLGVEYLISASAVGSLKEAAKPLDMVVPDQFIDRTRNRVSTFFGEGLVGHITFGDPVCNALAKVLADAVESLELPDVDLHRGGTYVCMEGPAFSTKAESELYRSWGATIIGMTNLPEAKLAREAEIAYATLALVTDYDCWHPDHDSVTVEMVIGNLQKNAVNAQRVIREVVNCIAANPPASEAHSALKYAIITPLDKAPKATLEKLNLLIKKYLP